Proteins from one Desmodus rotundus isolate HL8 chromosome 9, HLdesRot8A.1, whole genome shotgun sequence genomic window:
- the THRA gene encoding thyroid hormone receptor alpha: MEQKPSKVECGSDPEENSARSPDGKRKRKNGQCSLKTSMSGYIPSYLDKDEQCVVCGDKATGYHYRCITCEGCKGFFRRTIQKNLHPTYSCKYDSCCVIDKITRNQCQLCRFKKCISVGMAMDLVLDDSKRVAKRKLIEQNRERRRKEEMIRSLQQRPEPTPEEWDLIHVATEAHRSTNAQGSHWKQRRKFLPDDIGQSPIVSMPDGDKVDLEAFSEFTKIITPAITRVVDFAKKLPMFSELPCEDQIILLKGCCMEIMSLRAAVRYDPESDTLTLSGEMAVKREQLKNGGLGVVSDAIFELGKSLSAFNLDDTEVALLQAVLLMSTDRSGLLCVDKIEKSQEAYLLAFEHYVNHRKHNIPHFWPKLLMKVTDLRMIGACHASRFLHMKVECPTELFPPLFLEVFEDQEV, encoded by the exons ATGGAACAGAAGCCAAGCAAGGTGGAGTGTGGGTCAGACCCAGAGGAGAACAG TGCCAGGTCGCCAGATGGAAAGCGAAAAAGAAAGAACGGCCAATGTTCCCTGAAAACCAGCATGTCAG ggtATATCCCTAGTTACCTGGACAAAGACGAGCAGTGTGTCGTGTGTGGGGACAAGGCAACCGGTTATCACTACCGCTGCATCACTTGTGAGGGCTGCAAG ggcttctTTCGCCGCACAATTCAGAAGAACCTGCATCCCACCTACTCCTGCAAATATGACAGCTGCTGTGTCATCGATAAGATCACCCGCAACCAGTGCCAGCTGTGCCGCTTTAAGAAGTGCATCTCCGTGGGCATGGCCATGGACT TGGTTCTAGATGACTCGAAGCGGGTGGCCAAGCGCAAGCTGATCGAGCAGAACCGGGAGCGGCGGCGGAAGGAGGAGATGATTCGATCACTGCAGCAGCGACCAGAGCCCACTCCCGAAGAGTGGGATCTGATCCATGTTGCCACAGAGGCCCATCGCAGCACAAATGCCCAGGGCAGCCATTGGAAGCAGAGGCGGAAATTCCTg CCGGATGACATTGGCCAGTCACCCATCGTCTCCATGCCGGACGGAGACAAGGTGGACCTAGAGGCCTTCAGCGAGTTTACCAAGATCATCACCCCGGCCATCACTCGTGTGGTGGACTTTGCCAAAAAACTGCCCATGTTCTCCGAG CTGCCTTGTGAAGACCAGATCATCCTCCTGAAGGGGTGCTGTATGGAGATCATGTCCCTGCGGGCTGCTGTCCGCTATGACCCTGAGAGCGACACCCTGACGCTGAGCGGGGAGATGGCCGTCAAGCGGGAGCAGCTCAAGAATGGCGGCCTGGGCGTAGTCTCTGACGCCATCTTTGAATTGGGCAAGTCACTCTCTGCCTTTAACCTGGATGACACAGAAGTGGCTCTACTGCAGGCTGTGCTGCTAATGTCAACAG ACCGCTCGGGCCTGCTGTGTGTGGACAAGATCGAGAAGAGTCAGGAGGCGTACCTGCTGGCGTTTGAGCACTACGTCAACCACCGCAAACACAACATTCCGCACTTCTGGCCCAAGCTGCTGATGAAGGTGACTGACCTCCGCATGATCGGGGCCTGCCACGCCAGCCGCTTCCTCCACATGAAAGTCGAGTGCCCCACCGAACTCTTCCCCCCACTCTTCCTCGAGGTCTTTGAGGATCAGGAAGTCTAA